From the Bacteroidota bacterium genome, one window contains:
- a CDS encoding glycosyltransferase family 2 protein, translated as MQKQSWSVIVLCYNEESSIKEVVNNAITKFRELSNNNFEIIIVNDGSTDNSAKQIEQLKSDNPNLVNVISHPTNMGIGYGLRSGYFSAQKENVIFIPGDAQYDLNELDSYASFPDKEIICFYRVENTQYSIMRNGLSLINKLLNRFFLGIKLRDVNWVKAYKTKYLKDLDLQLTSSLIESEICAKLILYGIKPIEVRSKYLVRKGGKSKGANLKIVLKALFDVINLIFIVNKFKKSNNNLLKIR; from the coding sequence ATGCAAAAGCAGTCTTGGTCAGTCATTGTGCTTTGTTATAACGAAGAAAGTTCAATAAAAGAAGTTGTCAATAACGCAATCACAAAATTTCGTGAGCTTTCAAATAACAATTTCGAAATAATAATTGTTAATGATGGAAGTACAGATAATTCAGCTAAGCAAATAGAACAACTTAAATCAGATAATCCCAATCTAGTCAATGTAATCAGCCATCCAACAAACATGGGAATTGGTTATGGATTAAGATCAGGATATTTTTCTGCACAAAAAGAGAATGTAATATTTATTCCAGGAGACGCTCAATACGACTTAAATGAACTAGATTCCTATGCCTCCTTTCCCGATAAAGAAATAATATGTTTCTACAGAGTAGAAAATACACAATATTCAATAATGAGAAATGGGTTGTCTCTAATAAATAAATTACTGAACAGATTTTTCTTAGGAATTAAATTGAGAGATGTAAACTGGGTAAAAGCTTATAAAACGAAGTATTTAAAAGACTTAGACTTGCAATTAACGAGCTCACTTATTGAAAGCGAAATTTGTGCAAAGCTTATTCTATATGGGATAAAGCCTATCGAGGTTCGTTCAAAATACCTAGTCCGTAAAGGCGGAAAAAGTAAGGGTGCTAATCTTAAAATAGTTCTAAAAGCACTTTTCGATGTTATAAACCTGATTTTTATAGTAAATAAATTCAAAAAATCAAATAATAATCTACTGAAAATCAGATAA
- a CDS encoding DegT/DnrJ/EryC1/StrS family aminotransferase yields the protein MMEKIPCLDLKKQHQSIKKEVFEAFEKVYENTAFSGGSFVEEFEKKFADFCQTNYAIGVNNGTSALHLAMLALGIGSGDEVILPANTFIATAWGISHAGATPVFVDCNKDTWQIDASAIEKKITKKTKAIIGVHLYGQPFDIDAVKAICNKHNLFLVEDAAQAQGATYKGKPVGGFSEMACFSFYPGKNLGACGEAGGITTNNEKYFKHLQSLRNHGSMVRYYHDEIGYNMRMGGLEGASLNVKIKYLQQWNDRRRVIAQRYLSEIKNSKIKMQMQPEWANSIFHLFVITSNHKEELIKYLTENNILPAFHYPVPCHLQKAYTHLNYKVNDFPNSEYLASNCLSLPMFAELTNEQVDYVITTINKF from the coding sequence ATTATGGAAAAAATACCTTGCCTAGATTTAAAAAAGCAACATCAGAGTATAAAAAAAGAAGTATTCGAAGCTTTTGAAAAAGTATATGAAAATACAGCATTCTCTGGAGGTTCCTTTGTAGAAGAATTTGAAAAAAAGTTTGCGGATTTTTGTCAAACAAATTACGCAATTGGGGTCAATAACGGAACATCTGCGCTTCATTTAGCAATGCTGGCACTTGGCATAGGTAGCGGAGACGAAGTTATACTCCCTGCAAATACATTCATCGCTACAGCTTGGGGAATATCCCACGCTGGTGCCACCCCAGTTTTTGTTGATTGTAATAAAGATACATGGCAAATTGATGCATCTGCAATTGAGAAAAAAATCACTAAGAAAACTAAAGCAATTATCGGGGTTCACTTGTATGGTCAACCATTTGATATCGATGCCGTAAAAGCTATTTGCAATAAACACAACCTATTTTTAGTAGAAGACGCAGCTCAAGCCCAAGGCGCAACTTACAAAGGAAAACCTGTTGGCGGGTTCTCTGAAATGGCCTGTTTCAGTTTTTACCCAGGAAAAAATTTAGGAGCTTGCGGAGAAGCAGGTGGAATTACAACTAATAACGAAAAATACTTCAAGCACTTACAAAGCCTGCGTAATCATGGTTCTATGGTTAGATATTACCACGATGAAATCGGCTACAATATGCGAATGGGAGGCTTAGAGGGAGCGTCTTTAAATGTAAAAATAAAATATCTTCAACAGTGGAATGATAGAAGAAGAGTAATTGCGCAGCGATATTTATCAGAAATAAAAAATTCAAAAATTAAAATGCAAATGCAGCCCGAGTGGGCAAATTCAATCTTTCATCTTTTTGTAATTACATCAAATCACAAAGAGGAGTTAATCAAATATTTAACCGAAAATAATATTCTTCCTGCATTTCATTATCCCGTTCCATGCCATCTTCAAAAGGCATACACACATTTAAACTATAAGGTAAACGACTTCCCTAACTCAGAGTATTTAGCATCCAATTGCTTGAGTTTACCAATGTTTGCTGAACTCACGAACGAGCAAGTAGATTACGTTATCACTACAATAAATAAGTTTTAA
- a CDS encoding N-acetyltransferase: MELINLDEPRKTLTNVKLGTGVKIFNFVNAYGCSIDDGSKVGAFVEIQKGATIGKNCKISSHTFICEGVHIKDNVFIGHGVMFTNDLFPRATNPDGSPQTDSDWKMVETFVEKGASIGSNATIICGITIGENALVGAGSVVTKNVPANSIVAGNPARVIRKIS; encoded by the coding sequence ATGGAATTAATAAATCTAGACGAACCTCGTAAAACCCTTACTAATGTTAAGTTAGGTACAGGTGTTAAAATTTTCAATTTCGTAAATGCTTATGGTTGTAGTATTGATGATGGGAGTAAGGTAGGTGCATTTGTCGAAATACAAAAGGGTGCAACTATTGGTAAAAATTGTAAAATCTCCAGTCACACGTTTATTTGCGAAGGTGTACACATAAAAGATAACGTATTTATTGGTCATGGGGTAATGTTTACAAATGACCTATTTCCTCGAGCTACAAACCCTGATGGTTCTCCCCAAACAGATTCGGATTGGAAAATGGTTGAAACGTTTGTTGAGAAAGGAGCATCTATCGGTAGCAATGCAACTATTATTTGTGGTATAACTATCGGAGAAAATGCATTGGTTGGAGCAGGTTCAGTTGTAACAAAGAATGTCCCCGCAAATTCAATTGTAGCAGGAAATCCTGCTAGAGTAATAAGAAAAATTAGTTAA
- a CDS encoding Gfo/Idh/MocA family oxidoreductase → MLKVGIIGYGYWGPNLVRNFSSLGGCKVQSVADFRQERLALVAKSYPGISTTNNPDDLINSVDIDAVVIATPVFTHFALAKKALEAGKHVLLEKPMTASVAEAEALIELASTNNKILMVDHTFLYTGAVQKIKQMIVNNEIGNLKYFDSTRINLGLFQPDVNVLWDLAPHDISILNYLLDQKPYSVNATGVCHTNNNIENIAYLTVNYQNGFIAHFNCSWTSPVKIRMMLIGGDKKMIVYNDIEPTEKIKVYDTGYNHKTDEEKNKLLIDYRVGDIYLPKIENKEALAGMALDFLQAINTGKVPLSNYNSGLDVIKILEASQKSIKQNGKEIIL, encoded by the coding sequence ATGTTAAAAGTTGGAATAATTGGTTATGGTTATTGGGGACCAAACTTAGTAAGAAATTTTTCATCCTTAGGTGGTTGTAAAGTTCAATCTGTTGCCGATTTTAGACAAGAAAGATTAGCATTAGTTGCCAAATCGTATCCGGGTATTTCTACAACCAATAATCCTGACGATTTAATTAATTCTGTGGATATAGATGCCGTTGTTATTGCAACACCGGTTTTCACCCATTTTGCACTTGCCAAAAAAGCATTAGAAGCAGGTAAGCATGTATTACTCGAAAAGCCAATGACGGCAAGTGTCGCAGAGGCAGAGGCGTTGATTGAATTGGCGTCAACAAACAATAAAATTTTAATGGTAGATCATACATTTTTGTACACAGGAGCAGTACAAAAAATAAAACAAATGATTGTAAATAACGAAATTGGAAATCTAAAATATTTCGACTCCACAAGAATCAATCTAGGCTTGTTTCAGCCAGATGTAAACGTTTTGTGGGATTTGGCTCCTCATGACATTTCCATACTTAATTATCTTTTAGATCAAAAACCATACAGTGTAAATGCAACAGGCGTTTGCCACACCAATAACAATATTGAAAATATCGCCTACCTAACTGTGAACTACCAAAACGGCTTCATCGCTCACTTTAATTGTTCTTGGACTTCACCGGTAAAAATTAGAATGATGCTTATTGGTGGCGATAAAAAAATGATTGTGTACAACGATATCGAGCCCACCGAAAAAATTAAAGTGTACGACACAGGTTATAATCACAAAACAGACGAAGAAAAAAATAAGCTCCTTATCGATTATCGTGTCGGAGATATTTATCTACCCAAAATAGAGAACAAAGAAGCTCTAGCAGGTATGGCGCTTGATTTTTTACAAGCAATTAATACAGGAAAAGTTCCATTGTCTAATTATAATTCTGGATTAGATGTCATTAAAATTTTGGAAGCTTCCCAGAAATCAATAAAACAAAACGGAAAAGAAATTATTTTATAA
- a CDS encoding tetratricopeptide repeat protein, producing MKVLPKLLILLSKNTTLDFSKLTSYIKQNIGLYNEILLVANKNSSSYDKIESLLKSDLQEFTTIKLLDNWCIDTTSESIYIINDNLLKNNATLSEIPTEKNTEGFDITLVCAGKEKNEPFFKKLLRNAFAFILRIITPINFKKIDICNMYMSNASLYRGMKIKNISSVFEILTYGVLRNQKVNILSLPLINKSTAGLYITSILQTLKTAISCRIEWFLTEPFKKNPLIGAQTDGIYRFLVASIFIVLLFLMPLLSLSFGITWDEYLHNGYAKDLLNYYTSFGKDQSIYDTKKHAYSTMISYGASFDLYACMLQKIFSSAGEYEIRHILNSLFGLVTLIYGTLIARQLLGWRAGFIALLLLLFSPSFMGHTMNNPKDIPFAAGYVMSIYFLLKLLKELPSVSAKTGFFLTFSIALSISIRPGGFLLIAYAFLALFIALIIYLKQHKLKNIFKSLVSFLKPVLLICVVGYFAGLIFWPFALKNPFKNPLIALKEMTNLQGLTLYELFDGGRYYTDKPWYYIPKYILITAPIAVLIGILPGLLLLLDKKKTINRLKVLALLFVIVFPVSYAIYQKSFVYNGWRHFLFVYPPLVAFTAVGWEYILRLIKQKYVQLAIAGVLSILLLKPAIWSIKNHPLEYLYYNEFVGGLHGAYGNYETDYWCQSPRIATEWLLANKPEIKNKKTVVATNNEVHSLSYYFQKETDSVNVAWTRENEWNKKNWDYAIWTTRTLSKEQLRNGAFPPKGTIHVIEADGVPLAAIVKRENSFIPDGYKFMDKNNFAAAAAEFKKATEYDPKNEEAFRLYGWALFYLNQFDESIKSSLKAAEIRPDNSFAYGFIGAAYMRKKDYSKATDYLKAAIKYKWNNSMAYECLGDISFESQKFDDAIKNYNDNLRHGGENPVIYSKIGKSYVGKYSSDPSRGKNNLENALRYFEASVKLDPNMAESYYTMSIIYDQFGNKQLAANYMNKAKSLMGK from the coding sequence ATGAAAGTATTACCCAAGTTATTAATTCTACTTTCTAAAAATACAACGTTGGATTTTTCAAAGTTAACAAGTTATATAAAACAAAATATTGGATTATATAATGAAATACTACTTGTTGCAAACAAAAACAGTAGTTCGTATGATAAAATTGAAAGTTTACTTAAATCTGATTTACAAGAATTTACTACCATTAAATTATTGGATAATTGGTGTATAGATACAACATCTGAATCTATTTATATAATTAATGATAATTTATTAAAAAACAATGCTACGCTTTCGGAAATCCCTACCGAAAAAAATACAGAAGGGTTTGATATAACTCTTGTTTGTGCGGGAAAAGAAAAAAATGAGCCTTTTTTTAAAAAGCTTTTGCGTAATGCTTTTGCTTTTATTTTACGAATTATTACGCCAATAAATTTTAAGAAAATTGATATATGCAACATGTATATGTCGAATGCCTCACTATATAGAGGCATGAAAATCAAAAATATTTCTTCCGTTTTTGAAATATTGACATATGGCGTTTTGCGAAACCAGAAGGTAAATATATTGAGCTTACCACTTATTAATAAAAGTACTGCAGGGTTATACATTACATCAATTCTACAAACATTAAAAACAGCGATTAGCTGTCGAATTGAATGGTTCTTAACTGAACCATTCAAAAAAAATCCTTTGATAGGAGCCCAAACAGATGGTATTTATCGTTTTTTAGTTGCGAGTATTTTTATTGTTTTACTTTTCTTAATGCCATTACTGAGCCTTTCGTTTGGAATTACCTGGGATGAATATTTGCACAATGGGTATGCAAAAGATTTATTAAACTATTATACATCTTTTGGAAAAGATCAGTCTATTTACGACACCAAGAAACATGCATATTCAACAATGATTTCATATGGAGCATCGTTTGATTTATATGCATGTATGCTACAAAAAATATTTAGCAGTGCCGGAGAATATGAGATTAGACATATACTAAACTCTTTGTTTGGCTTAGTTACATTGATTTACGGCACTTTAATTGCAAGACAATTGCTTGGCTGGAGAGCAGGATTTATAGCATTACTACTTTTACTTTTCTCGCCATCTTTCATGGGGCATACAATGAATAATCCGAAGGATATTCCTTTTGCAGCAGGCTATGTAATGAGTATATATTTTTTATTAAAACTACTCAAAGAGCTTCCGAGTGTAAGTGCAAAAACAGGTTTCTTTCTAACTTTTTCTATTGCATTATCAATAAGTATTAGACCGGGCGGATTTTTGCTTATAGCCTATGCTTTTCTTGCGCTATTTATTGCGTTAATAATTTATTTAAAACAACATAAATTAAAGAACATCTTTAAATCATTAGTATCGTTTTTGAAGCCGGTGTTACTAATATGTGTTGTAGGATATTTTGCAGGACTTATTTTTTGGCCTTTTGCACTAAAAAACCCTTTTAAAAATCCATTGATTGCTTTGAAAGAAATGACAAACTTACAAGGACTAACCTTGTACGAGTTATTTGATGGAGGAAGATACTATACAGACAAACCTTGGTATTACATACCTAAATATATTTTAATTACTGCTCCTATAGCTGTATTAATAGGTATTTTACCGGGATTACTTCTACTTTTAGACAAAAAGAAAACGATAAATAGACTAAAAGTTTTAGCGTTGCTTTTTGTAATTGTATTTCCGGTATCTTATGCTATATACCAAAAATCTTTTGTTTATAATGGTTGGAGGCACTTTTTATTTGTGTATCCACCATTGGTTGCTTTTACTGCTGTTGGGTGGGAATATATTTTACGATTAATTAAACAAAAGTACGTACAGCTTGCAATTGCAGGTGTTCTTTCTATTTTATTACTAAAGCCCGCAATATGGAGTATAAAAAATCATCCACTTGAATATTTGTATTACAACGAATTTGTTGGAGGCTTACACGGAGCTTACGGAAATTATGAAACAGATTATTGGTGTCAATCTCCAAGAATAGCAACAGAATGGCTACTTGCCAACAAACCTGAGATTAAAAATAAAAAAACAGTAGTGGCTACAAACAATGAAGTACATTCTCTATCGTATTATTTTCAGAAGGAAACTGATAGTGTAAATGTGGCTTGGACAAGAGAAAACGAGTGGAATAAAAAAAATTGGGATTACGCCATTTGGACTACAAGAACACTATCAAAAGAGCAACTTAGAAATGGAGCCTTCCCACCAAAAGGAACTATTCATGTTATTGAAGCTGATGGGGTTCCTTTGGCCGCAATTGTAAAGCGAGAAAATAGTTTTATTCCGGATGGATACAAGTTTATGGATAAAAACAATTTTGCTGCTGCCGCTGCAGAGTTTAAAAAAGCTACTGAGTACGACCCAAAAAACGAAGAGGCATTTAGACTTTACGGATGGGCTTTATTTTATTTGAATCAATTTGATGAATCGATAAAAAGCTCATTAAAAGCTGCGGAAATTAGACCCGATAATTCTTTTGCATATGGATTTATTGGAGCAGCATATATGAGAAAAAAAGATTATTCGAAAGCAACTGATTATTTAAAAGCCGCTATTAAATACAAATGGAACAATTCGATGGCTTATGAGTGTTTAGGCGATATTTCTTTTGAAAGCCAGAAGTTTGATGATGCTATTAAAAACTATAACGACAACTTGAGGCATGGTGGTGAAAATCCAGTTATTTATAGTAAAATTGGTAAATCTTATGTTGGGAAATATTCTAGCGACCCAAGTAGAGGAAAAAATAATTTAGAAAATGCACTTCGCTATTTTGAGGCATCTGTTAAATTAGATCCAAACATGGCAGAATCGTACTATACAATGTCGATTATTTATGATCAATTTGGAAACAAACAACTTGCCGCAAATTATATGAATAAGGCAAAAAGTTTAATGGGGAAATAA
- a CDS encoding DUF2341 domain-containing protein produces MTIHSIYNLGKSSLLFIAYLLLALLKVQAQAPIGYTYVRPIVISNTNIVPLSNFQITFDLQTSTLVSANKMKANANDILFQHGCKNLCFWIEDSSFNNIRTTFWVKVDTITPGIDTIYMYYGNAGAALNPYYDGDCTFEFFDDFNAGAVNTTKWPTTDQALFGIGSAINITSPISTSGHFTISATSGNNHRIGLVHQMTMSNYEVGSKFKINFHPYTNGAPPDADIEIGWCPYPIVSPKNVGYSPGLSRIATYLMDDEFPNEYCGTNTAPLSPATQIGSSILSNDLRGDWNYARVRTLNNTLEARRFTYSPFFTTNKTNDIFNTSIITYTNNTSCLFVGSSAYGDLPFAVDFIFVKKAVANEPTATPSTERLNALPCLLSIISNSPVCNLQALTFTLNSGCTQQQPNTYLITGPNGLNSSITSSTYTISNSTFTNSGKYYTIDTVLQCPYIDSTVVSILPLPTIISTSVSVCNGNSVVVSANGAISYSWSNGLTGAAINYIPTSSETLTVTGTDINGCSNDTTAFITVNSNPQTNFSLAIGDSICAFMGKAIAQIEPGNTIFWFLDNLPIGIDTSATLNLQAVGSYTLKLIEIDSFGCADTLEKTVNVIEDFASTIYIPNCFTPNNDGVNDTWGIEYTCLKDMKCEIFNRWGEHIKTLKSLDERWDGYYKGRLVDCEVFVYKIIATDKLNEAKLLRIGHVTVLR; encoded by the coding sequence ATGACTATTCACTCTATTTATAATTTAGGAAAAAGTAGTTTACTTTTTATTGCTTATTTATTATTGGCGCTACTTAAAGTACAAGCGCAAGCACCCATTGGCTATACCTATGTAAGACCAATTGTAATTAGTAATACAAACATCGTACCTCTTTCTAATTTTCAAATTACTTTTGATTTACAGACCAGCACATTAGTATCTGCAAATAAAATGAAGGCTAACGCAAATGATATTTTATTTCAACACGGTTGTAAAAATTTATGTTTTTGGATTGAAGATTCGTCATTCAATAATATTAGAACAACTTTTTGGGTAAAAGTAGATACAATTACTCCAGGAATTGATACTATTTATATGTATTATGGAAATGCAGGAGCTGCGTTAAACCCATACTATGATGGAGATTGCACATTTGAGTTTTTTGATGATTTTAATGCGGGGGCAGTAAATACAACCAAATGGCCAACAACAGACCAAGCATTGTTTGGAATTGGTAGTGCTATTAACATTACCTCGCCAATTAGTACTTCTGGACATTTTACTATTTCTGCAACAAGTGGAAATAATCATAGAATAGGATTAGTACATCAAATGACAATGAGTAATTATGAAGTTGGCAGTAAGTTTAAAATTAATTTCCATCCTTATACGAATGGCGCACCTCCAGATGCTGATATCGAAATTGGTTGGTGTCCCTACCCAATTGTTTCACCTAAAAACGTTGGATATTCTCCTGGATTATCAAGAATAGCAACCTATTTAATGGATGATGAATTTCCAAATGAGTATTGTGGAACCAATACAGCTCCCCTTTCGCCAGCTACACAAATAGGAAGTAGTATACTTTCTAATGATTTAAGAGGAGATTGGAATTATGCACGTGTTAGAACGCTAAACAATACTTTAGAAGCAAGAAGGTTTACATATTCTCCTTTTTTTACAACTAATAAGACTAATGACATTTTCAACACATCTATTATAACTTATACCAACAATACATCTTGCCTATTTGTGGGTAGTTCTGCTTACGGAGATTTACCATTCGCTGTAGATTTTATTTTTGTAAAAAAGGCTGTTGCCAACGAACCTACAGCCACACCTTCAACAGAGCGTTTAAATGCACTTCCTTGCTTATTGTCTATTATAAGCAACTCGCCTGTATGTAATTTACAAGCACTTACATTTACTTTAAATTCAGGATGCACACAACAACAACCCAATACCTATTTAATCACTGGACCAAATGGATTGAATAGCTCTATTACAAGCTCCACTTATACAATTAGCAATTCTACTTTTACAAACTCCGGAAAATATTATACGATTGACACCGTGCTACAATGTCCTTATATTGATTCTACAGTTGTTTCAATCTTACCACTACCTACAATAATTTCAACATCAGTAAGTGTGTGCAATGGGAATAGCGTTGTTGTATCTGCCAATGGTGCTATTTCGTATAGTTGGTCGAACGGTTTAACAGGTGCTGCAATCAATTATATTCCTACATCATCTGAAACACTAACTGTTACAGGAACTGATATAAATGGATGTTCAAATGATACAACCGCATTTATTACCGTGAATTCTAATCCACAAACAAATTTTTCACTAGCAATAGGCGATTCTATTTGTGCATTTATGGGCAAAGCCATAGCACAAATAGAACCCGGAAATACAATTTTTTGGTTTTTAGATAATTTACCAATTGGTATAGATACATCTGCAACTCTAAATTTACAGGCTGTTGGAAGTTACACATTAAAATTAATCGAAATAGATTCGTTTGGCTGTGCTGACACTTTAGAAAAAACAGTTAATGTGATAGAAGATTTTGCAAGTACAATTTATATTCCAAATTGCTTTACCCCCAACAACGATGGAGTAAACGATACGTGGGGAATTGAATACACTTGTTTAAAAGACATGAAATGTGAAATATTTAACCGCTGGGGAGAACATATTAAAACACTAAAATCCTTAGATGAACGATGGGATGGATATTATAAAGGAAGATTGGTAGATTGTGAAGTGTTTGTGTATAAAATTATTGCAACAGATAAATTAAACGAAGCCAAATTATTACGAATTGGACATGTTACTGTGCTTAGATAG